One genomic region from Motacilla alba alba isolate MOTALB_02 chromosome 5, Motacilla_alba_V1.0_pri, whole genome shotgun sequence encodes:
- the LOC119701288 gene encoding uncharacterized protein LOC119701288 — MPGPPPLRRGALMAAAAARPAPAMLRARRRGRPGPAGSARHGGLAFYVLWALREPPRRLGSHSSQMGFQAWLPLPLPQQLVVFGLGDWSCYSPDTSIAVDVLVSPGVAPQRLGRLEPTRRSLVWEDDWRTDLFMASLKEMDKGNPVRLVLTVNGQLLRGVSSSTPVHPFLVPETTQSPVLPADDRPLGQDLEDPTGVKSQSSEVAARASRPVKKDVWPPLRTLVVPCALKSPAGKVESNAAWRKSPDQGPPPRVHSKKPRKVLFEPTASERDLDEEDLAVKELQGSPSPRWCHAMCLSDLGTAVLIGGEGVNQQSCRDALWKLEIDSDLWLPVGFQLQNAMPSCLHGHTATYDPDTKRIYIFGGIREDKDHSSIYILDTVTWKWLLVAAKGRIPVLTYHSATIYHKELFVFGGTFPRKASLAVAPCSNVLYVFNPEHEIWYQPISEGEKPLPRLG, encoded by the exons atgccggggccgcccccgctGCGCCGCGGGGCTTTAATGGCAGCCGCGGCGGCCCGGCCTGCTCCCGCCATGCTGCGCgcccgccgccggggccggccGGGGCCCGCGGGCAGCGCCCGGCACGGCGGCCTCGCCTTCTACGTGCTGTGGGCTCTGCGGGAGCCGCCGCGGCGGCTCGGCAG CCATTCCAGCCAGATGGGTTTCCAGGCTTGGCTGCCCCTGCCATTGCCACAGCAGCTGGTGGTGTTTGGCCTGGGCGACTGGAGCTGTTACTCTCCGGACACGAGCATCGCAGTGGATGTGCTGGTGTCCCCAGGCGTCGCGCCACAGCGGCTCGGCAGGCTGGAGCCCACCCGCAG GTCTCTGGTGTGGGAAGATGACTGGAGAACAGATCTTTTCATGGCCTCGTTGAAAGAGATGGACAAAGGCAACCCTGTGAGGCTTGTTCTGACTGTCAATGGACAG ctgctccgaGGTGTCTCCAGCAGTACACCTGTCCATCCCTTCCTTGTACCAGAGACCACCCAGtcaccagtgctcccagcagatGATAGGCCACTTGGCCAGGACCTGGAGGATCCTACTGGG GTTAAGAGTCAGAGCTCAGAGGTGGCTGCCAGAGCATCCAGGCCTGTGAAGAAGGATGTCTGGCCACCACTGAGGACCCTGGTGGTACCCTGTGCTCTGAAGTCACCAGCTGGAAAGGTGGAATCCAATGCGGCCTGGAGGAAGAGTCCTGACCAAGGACCACCACCAAGAGTCCACTCCAAAAAGCCCAGAAAGGTTTTATTTGAACCCACAGCATCTGAGAGAGATCTTGATGAAGAAG ATCTGGCAGTGAAGGAGTTGCAAG gcagTCCCAGCCCTCGGTGGTGCCATGCCATGTGCCTCAGTGACCTGGGGACAGCTGTTCTCATTGGTGGAGAAGGTGTCAATCAACAgtcctgcagggatgctctTTGGAAGCTGGAAATTG ACAGTGATTTATGGCTTCCAGTGGGTTTCCAGCTGCAAAATGCCATGCCATCGTGCTTGCATGGTCACACAGCTACCTACGACCCTGACACCAAGCGTATTTACATCTTTGGGGGCATAAGGGAGGACAAAGACCACAGCAGCATCTACATTCTGGACACAGTCACCTGGAAATGGCTCCTTGTGGCT GCTAAAGGGAGGATACCAGTGCTCACCTACCACAGTGCCACTATCTACCACAAGGAGCTCTTTGTTTTTGGAGGAACTTTCCCCAGAAAGGCATCACTGGCAGTTGCACCCTGCAGCAATGTGCTCTATGTCTTCAATCCAGAGCATGAAATTTGGTATCAGCCCATTTCAGAAGGGGAGAAGCCTCTGCCTAGGCTTGGGTGA
- the GSTZ1 gene encoding maleylacetoacetate isomerase isoform X2, with the protein MASEKPILYSYFRSSCSWRVRIALALKGISYDLVPVNLIKDGGQQFSAEFKAVNPMQQVPALKIDGITLSQSLAIINYLEETHPNPRLLPQDPKKRAQARMIADHIVSGIQPLQNLSVLKQMGEKKMEWAQNCIMSGFQALEQILQHTAGRYCVGDEVSMADLCLVPQVANAERFKVDMGPYPTITRINKALLELEAFKISHPSRQPDTPAELRA; encoded by the exons ATGGCATCTGAAAAG CCAATACTTTACAGCTATTTCCGAAGTTCCTGTTCTTGGAGAGTGCGAATCG CACTGGCTCTGAAAGGAATTTCCTATGACCTGGTCCCAGTGAACCTCATTAAGGATGGAGGACAGCAG TTTTCTGCTGAATTCAAGGCAGTGAATCCCATGCAGCAAGTCCCAGCCTTGAAAATTGATGGCATCACCCTTTCTCAGTCA CTAGCTATAATTAATTACCTAGAAGAGACACATCCTAACCCCAGGCTCCTGCCTCAAGATCCAAAGAAGAGAGCCCAAGCCAGAATGATCGCTGATCACATTGTCTCTGGCATTCAGCCACTCCAG AACCTGAGTGTCCTGAAACaaatgggggagaaaaaaatggaatgggCTCAGAACTGTATCATGTCTGGCTTTCAAG CCCTGGAGCAGATTCTGCAGCACACTGCTGGACGCTACTGTGTGGGGGATGAA GTTTCCATGGCTGATCTGTGTTTAGTGCCTCAAGTTGCCAATGCTGAAAG aTTCAAAGTGGATATGGGTCCATATCCCACAATAACCAGAATAAATAAAGCTCTCTTGGAGTTAGAGGCCTTCAAAATAAGCCACCCTTCCCGGCAGCCAGATACTCCTGCAGAGCTGCGAGCTTGA
- the GSTZ1 gene encoding maleylacetoacetate isomerase isoform X1 translates to MSAAAAKPILYSYFRSSCSWRVRIALALKGISYDLVPVNLIKDGGQQFSAEFKAVNPMQQVPALKIDGITLSQSLAIINYLEETHPNPRLLPQDPKKRAQARMIADHIVSGIQPLQNLSVLKQMGEKKMEWAQNCIMSGFQALEQILQHTAGRYCVGDEVSMADLCLVPQVANAERFKVDMGPYPTITRINKALLELEAFKISHPSRQPDTPAELRA, encoded by the exons Atgagcgccgccgccgccaag CCAATACTTTACAGCTATTTCCGAAGTTCCTGTTCTTGGAGAGTGCGAATCG CACTGGCTCTGAAAGGAATTTCCTATGACCTGGTCCCAGTGAACCTCATTAAGGATGGAGGACAGCAG TTTTCTGCTGAATTCAAGGCAGTGAATCCCATGCAGCAAGTCCCAGCCTTGAAAATTGATGGCATCACCCTTTCTCAGTCA CTAGCTATAATTAATTACCTAGAAGAGACACATCCTAACCCCAGGCTCCTGCCTCAAGATCCAAAGAAGAGAGCCCAAGCCAGAATGATCGCTGATCACATTGTCTCTGGCATTCAGCCACTCCAG AACCTGAGTGTCCTGAAACaaatgggggagaaaaaaatggaatgggCTCAGAACTGTATCATGTCTGGCTTTCAAG CCCTGGAGCAGATTCTGCAGCACACTGCTGGACGCTACTGTGTGGGGGATGAA GTTTCCATGGCTGATCTGTGTTTAGTGCCTCAAGTTGCCAATGCTGAAAG aTTCAAAGTGGATATGGGTCCATATCCCACAATAACCAGAATAAATAAAGCTCTCTTGGAGTTAGAGGCCTTCAAAATAAGCCACCCTTCCCGGCAGCCAGATACTCCTGCAGAGCTGCGAGCTTGA